One Aquarana catesbeiana isolate 2022-GZ linkage group LG04, ASM4218655v1, whole genome shotgun sequence genomic region harbors:
- the LOC141139040 gene encoding tripartite motif-containing protein 75-like: MAFSDARKELDCSICLHIYTNPVTLRCGHNFCQDCIEGVLDRQGRSGIYCCPECREEFQVRPQLSRNITLRNIVESFRSTEPEKKEEKKESQIFCTHCIHSPVPAVKSCLHCEASLCDDHLRIHSKSSQHVLSDLTTPQKNKKCSIHEKILEYYCTEDLACLCGSCRLHGDHQEHQVEALEEAFEKRKENLNNALQKLVKKREEMEEIIKSLQKYKRKVQDRADGVTKRIATIFRDIRRQLDILERGVLNKISRQVEKASFPATDLIQELEIKKEDLSRKMRHIEEICNMTDPLTFLQESDTGDVCDAEDGDEKDKKKCDKLLHGEGDMIETEILSLLHTGLYDIVTGVNKGTNIPEPAEITLDEDTAHNNVYLLDNRKTARRITRNLNRPQLPSRFTILPQVLSSQSFSSGRHYWDVDVGGSSDWRVGMSYPSIDKAQYYADLGNNPVSWCLQRNANQLLVRHGYNSATTLAGNFSVTKLRINLDYEAGQISFFELGIPIRHLHTFTATDTFTEPIHAALYLGEGCIKICRENWEV, from the coding sequence ATGGCGTTCTCTGATGCAAGGAAGGAGCTGGACTGTTCCATCTGTCTGCACATTTATACCAATCCTGTGActctgagatgtggacacaacttctgccaggATTGTATAGAAGGTGTTCTGGATAGACAGGGGAGGTCTGGAATTTATtgctgtcctgaatgcagagaagAATTCCAGGTGCGGCCTCAACTTAGCCGGAACATTACACTGCGCAACATAGTGGAGAGTTTCCGATCTACCGAgccagagaagaaggaagagaaaaaGGAGAGCCAGATCTTCTGTACGCACTGTATTCACTCTCCTGTACCCGCTGTTAAATCTTGTCTGCATTGTGAAGCTTCTCTATGTGATGACCATCTGAGAATCCACAGTAAGTCATCCCAACATGTCCTATCTGACCTCACCACTCCCCAGAAGAACAAGAAATGCTCCATCCatgagaagatcctggagtattactgcactgaggacttgGCCTGTCTCTGTGGGTCCTGCAGGCTGCATGGAGACCATCAGGAACACCAGGTGGAGGCACTGGAGGAGGCCTTTGAAAAGAGGAAGGAGAATCTGAACAATGCTCTGCAGAAGTTggtgaaaaagagagaggagatggaggaaatcatcaagagtctgcagaagtacAAAAGAAAAGTACAAGACAGAGCAGACGGTGTAACCAAGAGAATCGCCACCATATTCAGAGACATCAGGAGACAACTGGACATCCTGGAGAGAGGAGTTCTTAATAAGATATCCAGGCAGGTGGAGAAAGCCTCATTCCCAGCCACTGATTTAATTCAGGAGTTAGAGATAAAGAAGGAAGAtctgtccaggaagatgcgtcacatCGAGGAGAtatgtaacatgacggatccactgactttCCTACAGGAATCGGACACGGGTGACGTGTGTGATGCTGAGGATGGAGATGAGAAGGACAAAAAGAAATGTGATAAACTCCTTCATGGTGAGGGGGATATGATTGAGACTGAGATCTTGTCATTATTACATACAGGATTATATGATATAGTAACAGGGGTAAATAAAGGGACAAACATACCAGAACCTGCAGAAATAACACTGGATGAAGACACGGCTCATAATAATGTATATCTTTTAGATAACAGAAAGACTGCACGCAGGATAACCAGAAACCTAAATCGCCCTCAATTACCAAGCAGATTTACAATATTACCTCAGGTCCtaagcagtcagagtttctcctcagggcgGCATTACTGGGATGTGGATGTTGGGGGATCATCAGACTGGAGAGTCGGGATGTCTTACCCCAGTATAGACAAGGCACAATACTATGCAGACCTTGGAAATAATCCCGTGTCCTGGTGTCTGCAGAGGAACGCTAATCAGTTGTTAGTGAGGCATGGCTACAATTCTGCAACCACTTTAGCTGGTAATTTCTCAGTAACCAAACTCAGAATAAATCTGGATTACGAGGCCGGGCAGATCTCCTTTTTTGAATTAGGTATCCCGATCCGGCACCTACACACCTTCACCGCCACCGACACCTTCACTGAACCGATCCATGCTGCATTATATCTAGGTGaaggttgtataaagatatgtaGAGAGAATTGGGAGGTGTGA